The nucleotide window CAGCTCATTATAACAATGCCGTTTTTTCTTACACAACCATTCATACACTTGTAGAAAAACGTGCAGAATTCATCTCTAAGGGAAAAGTACAAATTGAGGAAGGTTGGCGTAAAGTAATTTATCATTCCAAAGACATTTCCTCTTCAGAAGAAGAAGCTTTGCTTCCCCACCTTCAAGAAAATGAGCTAGGGATCGTTTCGAAAACAAATGTAAAAAATAGTGAAACACAGCCACCGAATAGATATTCTGAAGGTAATTTAATTACAGTAATGAAAACAGCTGGTAAACACCTAGAAGATGTTGAATTAGAAAAGGTTTTATCTAATACTGAAGGCTTAGGTACTGAAGCGACACGTGCTGGAATTATTGGTACGCTTAAAGATCGAAACTATATTGAAGTTAAGAAAAACCAAGTCTTTGCAACAACTAAAGGCATGTTACTGATCGAGGCACTAGGTGAAAGCATCCTAACATCTCCTTCAATGACAGGTAAATGGGAGCAACGACTATCTGAAATCGGTGAAGGCAATGCCTCACCAAAAGCATTTATGGAACAAGTTAAAAAGCTTGCAGACAAATTAATTTTAGATGCCAATGAACGTGAAAAGGAATGGGCATTTAATCAAGCTGCGGTAGAAAAAATCACAGCAAATAATCCGTATAATAAAAAATACAAAAAGGAAAAGATGATTATTGGGAAATGCATCCTTTGCGAAGGTTCAATACTAGATCACGGAACTTTTTACGGTTGCTCTAATTATAAAAATGCTAATTGTAAATTCACAGTTTCTAAGAAAATTTTAAGAAAAACAATTACACAGGCTAACGTAAAAAAGTTATTGACTACTGGTGAAACCTCACTGATCAAAGGTTTCAAAAAAGGTGAAAAGTATTTTGATGCACATATCGTATGGGATAAAAATACACAGAAAGTTATTTTTAAATTTAATAAAGAATAGATAACTAACAAAAATACGAATGAAGCACTTGAAGAAGCGATTCATTCGTATTTGTAGTTTTAAAAATGATAAATCAGGCTGACCCCTCTTTTAGCATAAAGATGAAATTAAAAAGCTTTTACGTATAGCCCTATAATTCCTATCCCTATTACCATACATAATAAGACTTTAAATATGGAGGATTGAATTAATGCTGGATATAAAATTTCTGATACTGTAACCATAAAAATAATTCCAATAGTAATACTAATTAAGATTGTGTTTAATGTCTGGTGATTATACCCTAAAAATCCCCCCATAAAGACGCCTAAAGAGACTGGGATCGAGACAATAAAAGAAATTAATAAACCCTTTAATAGATTTATGCCCGCCAAAATTAAAGGGGTAAACAATATAATTCCTTCAGGGATACTATGGAAAAGTAACGTTTGCAATAAAGTCATTGTAAAATCGGCTTCTTCGTTTGCTCCTAAAATTATTCCCATAGGTATATTGTGTATCGAGAAGCTAAACATTAATATTACTCCTGTAAGAATATATGATTCTTTCTTTGTTGTAGTCTTGAACACTTGCTTTTGATGAAATACCCTATGTAATACTTCGAATATTAACATCCCTATAGAAAAGCCAACTACGGTACTCAGCCAACCACTTATTTCAATCGCTTCTGGGATAATTTCAAAGCATATTAACCCTAAAATTATACCTGCACAAAGCCCGTAAACAACGTCAACTTTTTTCTGGATTCCTCTAAAAGCCCAAGCAATTGCTCCACCAATTAATATCCCGGAAGAAGTACATAAAAATCCTAATAGCCACATTCCACATTAACACCTTTCTATGGTTATAATTAGTGGTATGGTTATTCAAACAAATTTATGCAAGGTTGCCAATCAACATATTAGTAAATTAATACATTTACGAGATAATAATCGGCACCTTATAGAATTCAAACACTTCGAAATGTTATACTAATTTTACATAAAAGGGGGATTTTACAGATGGAGAAAAGAAAGCGTACGATTTTTTGGATTATACCAATTGCAATAATTGGATTTTTTATTTATTTCTTTGGTCCAAAAGATGCAATCACTGATAATGAATACATTTCATACATAAAAGCTGCACCGTTAATAGGAAATACTAATATAATGAACGAAGCCGCTTTTGCTAATTCTTGTGAAAAATTAGGTTGGGAATATTTCCAAACAAAAATGTTCGAACATGTTGTTGAGTTTAAAGGGGAGTGTAACGTAAATAATACTTTACAACCAGTAAATTTACAGTTCATCGTTGAGAAGGATCAAAGTTCTCACCGAGTTGGGGCTATGTTAATAAATGGCGAACAACAAACAGAGCAGCAACGGGATGAATTTTTAGCCTTGCTCCAACAATGAAGCAATTTCGATTTCTAGGGGATAGCTTACTTATAGCTTCCCCTAGAAAAACGGGAGCCCCCTATTCTATTTGCGCTACAATATCCTTCATTCTTTTTAATAAACGTTGTTTTCTTTTTTTCACCATTTCATAGGAATAGCCTAAATGTAGGGCTACCTCCCTCAATGTTTTCCCATCAACATAAATCATTTGTATAAGGCTATATTCTTCATCATTTAAAAGCTGCGGCCAATCAATAGGTGGTAGATAGATTTCTTCGGCAGATTGCTTTTCTAGTATGAGTACCAGTTTGTTACTTTCTAATGCTACTTCCACTTGTTCGATTTTATTTGCATTCGTTAATGCTCGCAAAAGAGCATAACGAATTCTTACATAAGCAAACATGCTGAACTCCCCCTTACTTTCATCGAAATCTAGTACCGCTTTCCATAAAGAAATACGACCAATTTGCATATAGTCTTCTTTATTCTGATATATATTCAACTTATAAATAGCACGAGAAATTAAAAATTCATGTTGTTGTATCATTTCATCAATTGATTGCATTATTGCCATTCCTTCAAGCTGTGCACAACTAAATATTCCTAGGTAATGACAACTTATTGCAATCTACAGTTTTTCACAAAGACCAAAATGCATTAAAATAAACGCAAATAGTAATTTTTCAAAGAATATTCCTATGAAAAAGTATTTTTCTCTTCATTTTCTATTGAAATTGTAGATTTTATATTTTGTCCCTTATTTGAATAGTGGAAAAACATTTTACATTCAGATATTGACAAAAGTACATCTATCCTTCATGCTATTAGAAAATGTAAATGCCCATTGAAGAATAGTACGTAGCAATTAACTGAAAAAGAGAGCGAATTCCATCGGCTGAAAGAATCGCACAGTAAAACCTACCGAACCTACTTCAACATGCTCCTATTAAAAATAGGCGCCGACTCAGCGTTATGAGATGAAGTGGAATGTATAAAAGCATTCAATTTAGGTGGTACCACGGAAAAGCACTTTTCGTCCTAGTAATAAGGGATGAAAAATGCTTTTTTTCATATTTAAGGGAGGCAAAGTAAGTGGAACGAAAACGCGTTGTTGTAAAAATTGGCAGTAGCTCGTTAACAAATAGTAAGGGTGAGCTCGACAAATTCAAATTTCAAGATCATGTCTCAGCGTTGGCAACATTAAAGCAGGCTGGTCATGAAGTTATTTTAGTTTCTTCAGGTGCTGTCGCAGCTGGATTTAGAAAATTAGGTTATTCCTCAAGACCTGTAACAATTAAAGGAAAGCAGGCTGCTGCTGCGGTAGGACAAAGCGTTTTAATTCAGGCGTATTGGGATGAATTTGCCGCTTTTAAGGTAACACCTGCGCAGATTTTATTAACCCGATCAGATTTTAGCGATAAAAAGCGATACAAAAACGCTTATGAAACATTATCTGAGTTACTTGAACGTTCGATCGTTCCGATTATTAATGAAAATGACACAGTTTCTATTGCTGAATTAACTTTTGGGGATAATGATATGCTATCCGCCTTAGTAAGCGGCTTATTGCATGCTGATCAATTGATTATTTTAACGGACGTCAACGGCTTATATACGGCCAATCCATTGACAAATCCTGACGCACAGCGTATTGCAAAGATCGATACAATTACAGATGAAATGCTTACCTTTGCTTCAGGATCTGGCTCAAAGGTCGGTACAGGTGGGATGCAATCAAAGTTAACCGCAGCGAAATATGCGACAAATGCTGGGGTTGATGTATTCATCGGTACAGGGGCAGGTTCTCATAAATTGATTGAAATTTTAGCACAAAACGGAGATGGAACATACTTTACTCGCAATGAAAAATCAATTCCTAATTACAAGCAATGGGTAGCTTTGACGAAAGCATCTGGGAAAATTTTTATAGATGAAGGGGCCGTTCAAGCCCTCCAATTCGGTGGCAAAAGTTTATTACCAGCTGGTGTGTATGCCTATGAAGGCACTTTTGAAAAAGGTGAAGTGGTGGAAGTATACGACCGTCATATTTGTATTGGACGTGGTGAAGTATTGTACTCTTCTAGCGAGCTAGAACAAGCGATGGGGAAACGAACAGTTGAGCTCTCCCATTTGCCGATGGAAGTTATCCACCGCAATCAATGGGTAAAAAATTAAGGAGGTTACTTGATGATTATGGAAAATGAGGTAATTAAAAAAGGGAAACGAGCGAAAATTGCAAGCTATGAAACAAATATTAAGACGACTGCTCAAAAAAATGAAGCACTTAAAAGTATAGCAAGCCATCTTTTAATTGATAAGGAGTCAATCATTTCTGCAAATGAAATAGATTTAAAATCAGGAAGAGATAACGGCTTAGATGAAGCAACACTTGATCGCATTTTATTAAATGAAGCACGTATCCAAGCAATGAGTGATGCGATTATTCAATTGATTGATTTACCCGATCCAGTCGGTGAAGTACTAGAAGAAATCACAAAAGATAATGGGTTAAAAATCGTTAAGAAACGTGTACCCCTTGGCGTTATTGGGATGATTTATGAAGCACGCCCAAATGTAACGGTCGATGCTGCTACCCTTTCATTAAAAACAGGTAATGCCGTACTATTACGTGGAAGTTCATCTGCAAAGCATTCAAATATTGCACTTGTCGCCTCTATTCACAATGCATTAAAGGCAGCAAATTACCCACAGGATGCTGTATTGTTAATTGAGGATACGAGTCGTGAAACAGCAAAATCCCTATTTACATTAACTGATTACTTAGATGTACTAATTCCAAGAGGTGGCAAAAACTTAATCGATTTAGTTGTACGTGAGTCAACTGTTCCTGTGCTAGAAACAGGGGCTGGGAACTGTCATATTTATGTAGATAATTTGGCTGATGTTGAAATGGCAAGAACAATCATAAAAAATGCAAAGACACAGCGACTATCTGTTTGTAATACTGCGGAAAGTCTATTAATGCATATCCAATTTTTTGAACTACATGGAAAAGATTTTTTAAACTATTTAGCTTCTGATTTAGGAATTAAAATTTACGGGGATGAGCATGTTTGTCGTGTACTTAAAGAGGCACTTCCTGCTACAGACGAACATTATGCAACAGAATTTTTAGCATTAACATTAAGTGTTAAAATTGTTGATAATGTTTATGAGGCAGTCCACCATATTAATCAGTTTGGAACGAATCATTCTGAAGCAATTATTACGAATGATGATCAAAACGCGGAAGTATTTTTAAATTCCGTTGATGCTGCAGCAGTTTATCATAACGCTTCCACACGATTTACGGACGGATTTGAATTTGGATATGGTGCGGAAATTGGGATTTCTACGCAGAAATTACATGCGCGTGGACCAATGGGCTTACCAGCTTTAACTTCAACAAAATACTACATTACAGGTAATGGGCAAATTCGAAAGTAATACAAATAATCTTATTACGAAGGTAGGCGTCGACTTATGAATATAAATGCCATGTTGAAATTAACGATTTCGATGGCGATATTTGGCTCGATTGGATTTTTCACTACTCAAACAGGGCTACCTGCTGTCGAGCTTGTATTTATTCGATGCATTTGTGCGACAATTTTTTTAGGGAGTCTTTGGTTTTTAACCGGTGGGCATAAAACAGAAGTATGGCAAAAATCTGAACTGTTAAAAACAATTGTTTGTGGCGTTTTTATCGTCTTAAATTGGGTATTTTTATTTAAAGCATTTGAAGTAATGTCAATTTCCATAGCAATCTCCATATATAATTTAGCGCCGATCTTTGTATTACTACTGGGCTCCGTTTTTTTAGCAGAAAAAATGGGGATCCGTTCAATTTTAGCAACAATCGTATGTTTTTTTGGAAGTATATTAATTGTTGGAATAGAAAGCTTTACTTCCATTTCACAATTTATGAACTCCGGTTTTGTTTGGGCATTATTATCTGCTATTTGTTATGCATTAACAATGTTTACGAGTAAAACAATTAAAGGATTATCTTCTTATGCTTTAACGTTTGTACAAACAATCGTAGGGATCATTATGCTTTTCCCTTTATGTGACTTTTCAGCATTTCAAGGTCTTAGCCAAACAAACTGGCTATATATTTTAGGGACAGGGTTTATACATACCGGATTTGTCTATTACTTGTTTTTTGATAGTATCCGCAATTTATCTACAGTTATCGTTTCTGTTCTTGTTTTTGTAGATCCTGTTGTAGCAATTTTACTAGACGCAGTTCTCTTATCGTTTCGCCCTAGTCTATTACAAACTCTCGGAATTTTAATGATTTTCGGAAGTATTTTATACACGGTATTCAATCCAAATACAACTAGTAAAAAGTAAGCCCGAAATATAAAAAAATAGCGCACCTTCACGGTACGCACGACGATCGGCCAGCTATCTGAAATTTTTTTCAGATAGCTGGCTATTTTGCACATGTGGCTTGAATATTTTCCGACCAAGGCATGTAATTATGTAAAATCTCTGGTTGCTGATGAAACGGTACATTAGGTAATTCCGTCATCAGCTTTACCAGATACTGATAAAAATCAATTCCGTTTGCTTTGGCTGTTTCGGCCAAACTTAAACAAATGGCATTCGCTTTCGCACCTGCTTCACTCACAGAGAAAAGCCAGTTTTTGCGACCAATGACATTTGGACGAATCGCATTTTCAGCGGGATTATTATCAATAGCAACGTCCCCATTTTCAAGGAAAACTTTTAACTCAGATGAACGGCTTAATGTATATTCAGCTGCTTTCGCAATAGCATTTTTGCCGAAGAAAGGCGAACGATCAATCCAATCGAAAAATTCATCGACAATCGGTTTTGCTTCTTGTTGACGAGCTTTCACGCGCTCTTCCGCTGAAAGATGTTTGATTTGACGCTCGATATGAAACAACCGATCGCAATATTGCACGCCTATTCGGCCATTCTTACTATCGGCTTTTAGCCAATAACGGCGTACATGCGCCCAACAGTTGGCGAATTGAACGTGCGGTAATTGACCATAAGCTGAATACCCATCACAGATGACAGTGCCTTTGAATCCCTTAATTAAATCTTCTAATATAGCTCGCCCTCGAGAAAGAGCACTCTTAAATAAAACGATAATGGGGCCTTCACTTTGTACACTGCGACATACCCAATTAAAAGCGTTTGATTGAGCTGGCTTTCCATCAGAACGCTTGATTATTTGTGCATAGGTTTCGTCGATATGCAGTACAGACTTTGCCGTTAATAGCTGCTTCATCAAATCATAAAGTGGTTGAAGCCAATCTTCTGCCACACGTATTACCCAATTGGAAAGATTTTTATCGTTTGTATGTAGGCCATGGCGTTCCCATTCATTTACCTGACGGTAAAGAGGCAAGTACTGAATAAACTTATCGTAGATAAGCTTGGCCAAAACAGTTGGGCCAGCAATGCTTCTTTGGATAGCACCTTGTGGTGCTTTACCACGTTTAATTTGAGCTTTTCGTAGGGCATCGTTTTTACACAATTTACACTCATACACATGTTCAAAATGCTGCACGCGCTTCAGGGAAGCTGGAATGAATTTCGCCTCTTCACGTATCAACGTAGAACTGAATTCTACCATTTCCCCCTGACAACACTCACAAGCTAAGTTGGCTGGGTGATGATGAATTTCTTCAATTTCAATATCCTCACGAAACGAATCATTTCGTTTTTTATTTGTCTTTTTACGAGTAACCGTATAACTAACCGTATCGGTGCTTTGTTCTTCTGTCTGCTCAGGTTCATTAAAAGACGGATCGTCTTCAAATAAAGAGACTTGTCCATCAGGAGCTTGATACTTGGCTTTCTCCGATTTAGAGCCATATAACGCTTTTGTTAATTGGCGAACTTGCTCTGTTAAGGCTTCTATTTGTCGATTTGACTGAGCTAGTTGTTGCTCAAGTAATCGAATAATACGTTCGTTTTGTTCTTCTTGCTTTTGATTAACAGGCATCAAATCGTTCACCACATTCCGTCCAATTTTATATATGGGTAATTATACCATTATTGATGATGTAGTTAAAAGACACCTTTTGCAGATTTCGCAATGGCCTTCGGCTGTTGTAAAGATAATCCTTCTAATAACCAGCGCAGTTCCTGTTGTGAAAGGCTTCGCACCTCATTTTCATCTTTTGGCCATTGAAGCTTACCATTATCCAATCGTTTGTAAAGCATGGCAAAGCCATCTCCATCAAAATACAAACATTTATAGCGGTCCTTACTCCATCCTGAAAAGAGAAAAATAGAATCGCTATACGGATCTAATTCGAAAGAATCTTGAACCAGCGTTGCGAGACCATCGATGCCTTTGCGCATATCGGTCTTCCCGCAAATAATATAGATGTTTTGTACGCTCGTAAAATCACGCTTCATCGATTTTTCAGCTCCTTCATAATAGTTTGGATGATGCGTTCATCTACGCCATTGAAGAAAGCTATTTCAGCTACAGCGGTTTTAATCACACAACCTGGTGCAGCATTGTATTGAGAAGAATGAAACGAAGAAGCTTCAGTTGGAAGAGGATCAAGTTTGACGGGAACAATGGTCAATTTGTTTGCGGGCATAAGAATGGCACCTCCTTTGATTGATACGTCTATCGTACCGGAGGTGCCTAGCGCTTTATATGCGTTATTTGATTACGGGCTTACAGTAAAAAGCTAGAAAGTCCCTCGTAAATAAGTATGCACAAAAATAGTGAGTACTCCCATCGTTCTCACTATTTTTTATTTATGTTTAATAGTATTTAGTTTTTTAGTCAGCTAGTACGACTACATCATCTGCAAACCAAATTTGCTTTACATTTAATAATTCCCCTAAATATAATACAATAATTTCTATTTTCATCTCCAACTTAAATTGCTCTACAGCAACTTTCCAATCTTCCTCATTTGGAAAATTTTCAAATAGCTTTTCGTTACATATTAATACAATATTAGCCGATACATTTGTTGATAATTCTAGTTTAAGCATTGTAAAAGCAAAGTTTAAAACCATTTTATAGTTAATGGGACCTTCTTGTTTTTTATAGTTGCTAAAAAAATCTAAGTAATTTTCAACTGTCAGATTACTACCTAGCATTATCGTTTCTTGATTAATATGTTGCGCAAATGGGATATATATAATATCATTTTGACA belongs to Solibacillus sp. FSL R7-0682 and includes:
- the tnpB gene encoding IS66 family insertion sequence element accessory protein TnpB (TnpB, as the term is used for proteins encoded by IS66 family insertion elements, is considered an accessory protein, since TnpC, encoded by a neighboring gene, is a DDE family transposase.), translated to MKRDFTSVQNIYIICGKTDMRKGIDGLATLVQDSFELDPYSDSIFLFSGWSKDRYKCLYFDGDGFAMLYKRLDNGKLQWPKDENEVRSLSQQELRWLLEGLSLQQPKAIAKSAKGVF
- a CDS encoding DMT family transporter, with translation MNINAMLKLTISMAIFGSIGFFTTQTGLPAVELVFIRCICATIFLGSLWFLTGGHKTEVWQKSELLKTIVCGVFIVLNWVFLFKAFEVMSISIAISIYNLAPIFVLLLGSVFLAEKMGIRSILATIVCFFGSILIVGIESFTSISQFMNSGFVWALLSAICYALTMFTSKTIKGLSSYALTFVQTIVGIIMLFPLCDFSAFQGLSQTNWLYILGTGFIHTGFVYYLFFDSIRNLSTVIVSVLVFVDPVVAILLDAVLLSFRPSLLQTLGILMIFGSILYTVFNPNTTSKK
- a CDS encoding ZIP family metal transporter gives rise to the protein MWLLGFLCTSSGILIGGAIAWAFRGIQKKVDVVYGLCAGIILGLICFEIIPEAIEISGWLSTVVGFSIGMLIFEVLHRVFHQKQVFKTTTKKESYILTGVILMFSFSIHNIPMGIILGANEEADFTMTLLQTLLFHSIPEGIILFTPLILAGINLLKGLLISFIVSIPVSLGVFMGGFLGYNHQTLNTILISITIGIIFMVTVSEILYPALIQSSIFKVLLCMVIGIGIIGLYVKAF
- a CDS encoding sigma-70 family RNA polymerase sigma factor, which encodes MQSIDEMIQQHEFLISRAIYKLNIYQNKEDYMQIGRISLWKAVLDFDESKGEFSMFAYVRIRYALLRALTNANKIEQVEVALESNKLVLILEKQSAEEIYLPPIDWPQLLNDEEYSLIQMIYVDGKTLREVALHLGYSYEMVKKRKQRLLKRMKDIVAQIE
- the tnpC gene encoding IS66 family transposase; translated protein: MPVNQKQEEQNERIIRLLEQQLAQSNRQIEALTEQVRQLTKALYGSKSEKAKYQAPDGQVSLFEDDPSFNEPEQTEEQSTDTVSYTVTRKKTNKKRNDSFREDIEIEEIHHHPANLACECCQGEMVEFSSTLIREEAKFIPASLKRVQHFEHVYECKLCKNDALRKAQIKRGKAPQGAIQRSIAGPTVLAKLIYDKFIQYLPLYRQVNEWERHGLHTNDKNLSNWVIRVAEDWLQPLYDLMKQLLTAKSVLHIDETYAQIIKRSDGKPAQSNAFNWVCRSVQSEGPIIVLFKSALSRGRAILEDLIKGFKGTVICDGYSAYGQLPHVQFANCWAHVRRYWLKADSKNGRIGVQYCDRLFHIERQIKHLSAEERVKARQQEAKPIVDEFFDWIDRSPFFGKNAIAKAAEYTLSRSSELKVFLENGDVAIDNNPAENAIRPNVIGRKNWLFSVSEAGAKANAICLSLAETAKANGIDFYQYLVKLMTELPNVPFHQQPEILHNYMPWSENIQATCAK
- a CDS encoding glutamate-5-semialdehyde dehydrogenase, whose translation is MENEVIKKGKRAKIASYETNIKTTAQKNEALKSIASHLLIDKESIISANEIDLKSGRDNGLDEATLDRILLNEARIQAMSDAIIQLIDLPDPVGEVLEEITKDNGLKIVKKRVPLGVIGMIYEARPNVTVDAATLSLKTGNAVLLRGSSSAKHSNIALVASIHNALKAANYPQDAVLLIEDTSRETAKSLFTLTDYLDVLIPRGGKNLIDLVVRESTVPVLETGAGNCHIYVDNLADVEMARTIIKNAKTQRLSVCNTAESLLMHIQFFELHGKDFLNYLASDLGIKIYGDEHVCRVLKEALPATDEHYATEFLALTLSVKIVDNVYEAVHHINQFGTNHSEAIITNDDQNAEVFLNSVDAAAVYHNASTRFTDGFEFGYGAEIGISTQKLHARGPMGLPALTSTKYYITGNGQIRK
- the proB gene encoding glutamate 5-kinase, coding for MERKRVVVKIGSSSLTNSKGELDKFKFQDHVSALATLKQAGHEVILVSSGAVAAGFRKLGYSSRPVTIKGKQAAAAVGQSVLIQAYWDEFAAFKVTPAQILLTRSDFSDKKRYKNAYETLSELLERSIVPIINENDTVSIAELTFGDNDMLSALVSGLLHADQLIILTDVNGLYTANPLTNPDAQRIAKIDTITDEMLTFASGSGSKVGTGGMQSKLTAAKYATNAGVDVFIGTGAGSHKLIEILAQNGDGTYFTRNEKSIPNYKQWVALTKASGKIFIDEGAVQALQFGGKSLLPAGVYAYEGTFEKGEVVEVYDRHICIGRGEVLYSSSELEQAMGKRTVELSHLPMEVIHRNQWVKN
- a CDS encoding glucosamine 6-phosphate synthetase, which gives rise to MEKRKRTIFWIIPIAIIGFFIYFFGPKDAITDNEYISYIKAAPLIGNTNIMNEAAFANSCEKLGWEYFQTKMFEHVVEFKGECNVNNTLQPVNLQFIVEKDQSSHRVGAMLINGEQQTEQQRDEFLALLQQ